The genomic interval CTCGGTTACAGATGCACTTCAACAAACGACTCGGTTTACGTATGACTTGAGTGGAAATGTTGAAACTGTAACTGATGCACTCAATAAGGTCACCGCCTACACCTACAACGTCAACGGAGACAAACTCACTGAAACCAGGACAAGGACAACACCGACTGGCGTGCAAACACTGCTAACTCAGTGGACGTATGATAAAGAGGGACACCTCAGAACAATGACCGATGCCGAAAACCGGACTACGACCTACGAGTACGATAAGCAGGGTCGGCAAACTGCGGTTATTGATGCGCTCGCTCGAAGGACAGAGTATGTCTACAACGAGAAAGGCGAGCTAGTTGAGACAATTTATCCCGACAACACGAGCACCACACTTGACGACAATCCACGCATAAAGACCAAGTACGACGCTGCGGGTCGCCAAATTGAAACTATCGACCAATTGGGGCGGGTAACGAGGTATATTTATGACAAAGTCGGTCGTTTGCGTTTTACGGTTTATCCAGATAAGACACCAGATGACCAGAATCTTTCACCAGAACTATGGGACAATCCTAAAACTGAAACCATTTACTACACTGATGGGTTAGTGAAAGCGCAAATTGATGAGCGTGGCAATCGTACTGAGTTTCGTTACGATGCAGTCGGTCAGCAAACTGAAATTATCTACGCGGATGACACCCCTGCAAACCTACTTGACAATCCCAAAACAATTTATAAGTACGATAAAGCGGGTCAGCAAATAGCGGTCACTGATGCTCTTAACCATACCACCGCCTTTGTCTACGACGATCTCGGACGACTAAAAGAAACTCGTTTCCACGACAAGAGTTACACAACTCAGGAGTATGATGCATTAGGTCGGCGTATCGCGACTATTGACCAAAACAGGAAGCCCACAGAGTATCGCTACGATGCGCTGGGTCGTCTAACTGGGGTGAAAAATGCTCTGGGAGATTGGACTGAGTACGGCTACGATGAGGTCGGTAACTTAATATGGATGGAGGATGCTCTCGATCGCCGCACCAACTACGAATACGATAAGCTTGGTCGGCGCACGGCAGTCATTGAGCCAATGGGTCAACGCTCTGACACGACCTATGATGCGGTAGGCAATCTCAAGACTTATACTGACTTCAATCGCCGTACCATTACCTACGATTACGACCCCCAAAATCGCATGACCTCAAAGCTGTTTGGGGATGGCTCAAAGGTCACTTACACCTACACAAACACCGGGCTACAGGACGTTGTTAAGTTCATAAATGCGAGTAGCGTGACAACGGCGACCTATGACAGTGATTACGATGAGCGCTCGCGCCTCATACAGCGCACTGACACCATGAGTGGAGTGAGCCGAAGCATCAGCTACACCTACGATGCTGCAAGCAATCGCACATCAGTTACCACACCGAGTGGTACGGTGAACTACACCTTTGATAAGCGCAACCGCCTCGATCGAGTGATTGAGAACAACATCGTCACAGCAGACTACGACTACGATGGAGTGAGCAATCTAGTTCTGACAAAATTTGCCAACGGGACACAAGAAATTCGCCACTACGACGATCTCAATCGCCTGGAGTCCCTGGAAAACAAAAAAGCTAGTGGTGATATAATTTCCAGCTACACCTATACCTTAGATGCGGGTGGCAATCGTACTAAAGTTGTGGAACATAATGGGCGTACTGTTGAGTATACTTATGACGATCTGTATCGGTTGACCCAAGAAAAAATTACCGATACAGTCAACGGGAATCGCATCAAAGACTACACCTACGATAAAGTTGGTAACCGCAAGACACTCAAGGAAGCCGTGAATGGTGTGACAACGGTTACAGAGTACAACTACGATAACAATGACCGCTTACAGAACGAGAAGGTTAACCAGGTAGTTGTCGCCAGTTATACCTATGACAACAATGGCAATACCTTAATGAAGACCGAAAATGGTATGACTTCCACATATACCTGGGATTACGAAAATCGTCTGGGTGCCGCAACGCTTAAGAATTCATCAGGTATCGTGCTTCAATCAATGCAGTATCGATACAACGACAATGGCATTCGGGTTGCATCGGTGGTGAACAATCAAGAAACACGTTATCTGATTGATACTGTTCAGCCCTACGGTCAAGTGTTAGAAGAGTATTCCCCCAATGGCGCGGTGCAAGTGTCCTATACTTACGGCAATGACTTGATTTCCCAGAAACAGGGTATCAAGAGCACCTTCTACCATGTTGATGGATTGGGCAGCACGCGAGCGCTCACTGACGCAAGTGGTAGCGTTGTAAACACCTACAACTATGAGGCATACGGGGAACTGCTGAACTCTACTGGCAGTGTTAGTAATAAGTATATGTTTGCTGGGGAACAGTATGACTCCAATTTAGGTGATTACTATCTAAGACAACGCTATTACGACACTGAAACTGGGCGGTTTACTAGAAGAGACGATTATGAGGGTAGGTTGGGAGAGCCACAGACACTGCACAAATATGTGTACGCTCACGATAATCCCGTTAACGGGATTGACCCGACAGGATTATTTACTTTGTTAGAATTGGGTCGTGATTTGTCAATAGTTGGCATTCTTGCGTCAATCCCAACTTATACGCCTGGAATTATTACTGGATCTTCGACTCGGGATAGTCAGTCGAGTGATGATGTTATCGTTTATGTTGGTGCTGGGAGTTCTAATTATGCTCTCGGTCATGCCTTTATAGAAGTCGATGGCATTGTCTACACTTTCCCAGGAGGAAGGTATACTGGTGCAGATAGGAATCACTATATGCACGAGCAGCAGGAGGAATATGATAAGTTGTATCGCCACTCCGTTAATTACACTCCTGCCGAAAAGAAGTTGCTGAAACTTACTCTGGAAACAAAATTGGATACAACTTATAAGAGATCTGGAAAATTAAGAGATGGGGGGTCAGGGGATTACGTTACGGGAATACCCTATTACGATTCCTACGCAAATAATTGTACAACGTTTGTTACAGAGAGTTTACCAAGTAAGGGGTCTTTGTTTAACATTGTGAAAGCGCAATATTATCCCTTTGGCTTGAGTTGGGCTCTTGACACGATTCAAGTACTCTCTCGGGGTAGCGGTGTGAAAAAACTCACCTCTATTTAACAACTGATTTAATGTTAAAACGTCTGCTACAGAAGTTCGTAATTTGTGGTTCGTGCCTTGCTATCTTTATGGGCTTATTTTGCTTGTGGCATTGGCAATCTTTACAAGTGGATTATGTTCAACTGGAAAAACTGCTTTCAAACGGTAAGTGGATGGAAGCAGACCAGGAAACAAGTAGGATTATGTCCAAGCTCACAAGCAAAGCTGTAGACGAGCGCTCGTTTTTCGGCTCTTCTGCAATAGATCCTTTTGGAGGGAGAAAATATAGTGTGGCTTTTTCAGGGCTTTATTCTTGTAGCGAACTGCAAAAAATAGATAAGCTTTGGTCAAAATACAGTCAAGGAAACTTCGGCTTTATGGTGCAAAGTGAAATTGCTAGATCTATGACACCGGATTTGTTGGCAATCCCCTCTAGTGAATCGTACCAATTTGCCAGACAATTTGACAAACAAGTTGGCTGGACGGATAAGAAATACCTCCGGACTCCCGATTGGTATCGGGAGATTCAAAATCCCGAAAAAGCAAGAGGTTCTTTGCCATCAAAAATTTGGCTGCTCGATATTAAGCAAAATCTCAAACCGTTAGCGACTGACAGTTTGATTTTGACTGTAGAACGTTTTAGTAAATGTCAAAATTCTGAGTCAGTTAAAAATTTTAGGTAAGGATTCTATAGCGTCCGTACCTTATCCCGATGAAATTTTACAAACAGGTTCTCTTTTCCTTTGTCTTAGACTAAGATGTCTAATCTGGGCACTGGACTATTTTAACGAAGCACTGAATTTCATTTCCCCCATAAGTTCTTCATTTATATTTTGGGTTGCGGTCCAGAAGCAACTATCGGTTGGTTGTTGGTAGGCGCTTGTCAGCATCAAAACTTTTGTCTCAGTCACAACTTAAAAAGAAAGTCTGCCCTAGAAGCATGATTGTGGAGTTTTTCTTCTTCAAAGAGAATGTCACATAGTCATTATAAGAAGAAGAGCGAAACACTTTTAAAAAAAAACACACACATATTTACTATGATGTCAATGCACCCTCTAACTTTACACGTTCTTCACAAAATCCCCTACCATTTATGAGAAGAATTTAAAAACCTTCTCAACAACTTCAGCCTTTCTACTGAATTTTTCTCATCCGGACACTTGTCAGTAAAATTTCGCTGTTTTTTATCCATTGAGCCATTTAATAATAGGAATAAGAATTGAATCGGCTCGAAGTTTTCGCTCTTACCGATTCACCGTCCCCACACAGAAATACTCATAATCTGGATTCAACTGCTAGATAGCATGGAACTGAGAAACTGGATGAAACCCAAAGTCATCCGGTATATATTTGTGTGCCGCTCAAAATCTGAATTTTGTCAATCTTAAAATTAATTAAAGGAATTTCATGACTCAACAACTAATCGTTCAAGATTTGGTGATTGTCGTTGCTGCCAAAAACCATTCCCCTTCGATTCTGAACCCAGACTTCCTCAAGTGCAGTGGTATTGTTCCTCAAGATTGGAATTTGGCAAGACAGCCAATTTACACCAACAATGCGGCTCAGGTAATATTCACTAATGGAATTAGCATTATTGCCGAACCAAATCGAGTGATTTTCATGGAACCCATTGGCGACAAAACAATGTCAGAATTGAACATTGCAGAAATTGCTCGCAAATACGTACAAACCCTACCCAACGTAGAATATGAAGCTGTAGGTATCAATCCCAGAGGCTACGTTTCTTTTGCAAGCTCTCCAGATGCGGCTCGCCTCTACATGGCAGAAACTCTACTATCGCCCGGTGCTTGGCAAGAGTCAGGAGATTCCCCCATGCGAGCTTCACTCAACTTAGTTTACAAATTCCAACGCGCTCCTTTCTATCTAGGCATCACTGAAGCCGCGTTGCGTAATGAAGACGAAACAAGCACTCCAATTGTCATGTTTTCTGGCAGTTTTAGCTACGAGTTGAGTGGTGAAAATGGAGCAGAAAAAATTAGCAACTTGCATAACTGCATTGAAAACTGGCAAACTGACTTAAATACTTACTCTGATATCATTAATCACAAATTTTTGAAGAAAATATCTTCTAGCTTAAGAGTAGCTTCTGATGACTCTACAGTTTCCGTTCCGGCTACAGTTCCCGATTTATTTACTATGAGTGCTGCCACAATAGCCTAAGAATATAAATATTATTCCAGCTACTGCAAGAATACGGAAACCGTAAATAAGCAGTGCTGGATATTTTTCTAATTAAATAATCAGCCAGCATCGTGATGGACAACGTTCGGCAGCTTCTTCCACCCTTTACCTTAAATCTGGTCTTATATTTTTAGTTGCATATTGTATAAATTTGCATAAGTACCATCACTGCGATTAACTCTTCATGCGTTCCTTGTTCATCAATTCCGTTATCCGTTAACACAACAATTCTTTGTGCGTTTCTGACTGTTGACAAACGATGGGCTATGACAAGTGTTGTGCGGTTGTCGGTTAACTTCTCCAATGAATCTTGAATGGCCTTTTCACTTTCATTATCCAGATTGCTCGTTGCTAAATCTAGACAAGAAAAAGATTGGGCAGAAGTTGAAGAAGTCGTTAACGCACTGGGGAAATGGTAATAGTATTCTTGAGGTCTAAGACTACTAAGGTGCTTACGCTTATAAGAGGTTAAGCCGAGATATGGACGAAAACAGAAATAGGGGCTTTAAATACTTTATTTTCCTTCACTTACAATAACATGGAGGGGAAAGTGACGAAGACAGTGTCGGCCAAACTGTCATGAGCCGCCACGTAACGGCTAAAAGTCTTACTATGCAAGGGTTATCGTCTTCACAGTTAACTTTACATTGGTATTGTAAACACCTTCCACAGCTACTAACAGTATTTTCACGCATTCAACTGCCAACCTCACAACCAAATTAAGTATACTCAACGTTGTGATACAGATAACCAATAAGCCATTATGCAATCAGGAGCTTGTAACAAAAATAACACTCCCAATTGCTTGCTGTGTCATCTACCCAAACTCTCTATGGCTCAAATTCTCCAATTCGGGAATCGCACAATTACAGAAGCAGAGGTTTTTCGCCTGCTAGCTGAGTACCAAATGCTACCCCAGTTATGTCGCTCCATGATTATCGACTCTGCTATTGCTCCTGTCACACTGACTGTGGAAGAGAGAAAGAGCGCCATAGAGCAGTTCTACCAGAAGAACCAAATTACCACACCTGACCTACTCCAAACAAAGTTGCTAACTTATGGGATGACAACCGAGCAACTCGAAGCACTAGCAACAAAAGAACTTAGGATTGAGAAATTCAAAATTGCCACATGGGGAGCGAAGATTGAATCCATATTTCTCAATAACAAATCCCAATTAGACAGAGTTGTCTATTCCCTCATCCGCACTCCTTCCATGGAAGTTGCTCAGGAACTCTTCTTTCGCATACTAGCAGGAGAACAGACCTTTGCTGAATGTGCTAAAGAATACTCACAAGGTGCAGAAGCACAAACAGGAGGATTGCTAGGTCCGGTTCCCCTGTCACAACCCCATCCTACCATCGCCAAATTGCTTTCCACCTCCCAACCGGGAGAACTGCTACCACCAACCAAGTTAGGAGAATGGGTAGTCATCCTGCGATTGGAGAAATTTATCAGCGCCCAGTTGGACGATGCCATGCGTGCGTTTTTGCTCAATCAGATGTTTGAGACAATGCTTGCAGAAGCCATTCGCAATGCCCCATTGTCGCTTCGCTCCGATGAGGAGATAAGGAGATGGGGAGATGAGGAGATGGAGAGATTGGGAGATGGGGAGAGTTCTACCACCTCGGCCACTACGCACCTCACCACCTCACCACCTCACTACCTTACCCCCTCTTCAAAGCGATGACATCCAGCACGACTACTATTATTGATTTTCTCGCTCAACACCACCCCTTCAACCAGCTGGATGTCAGGACTGTTGAACGCATCGCCTCTAAACTCCAACCACTACGCTATCGCATGGGGCAAGCCATCTTTGTGCGAGAGACGATGCCCGATAAAATTGTCATTATCTACTCAGGTGGAGCGCGTCTTATCGGTTACGCACCCGGAGCTAAAGTTCCAGAAACACTGCAATCGTTGAAATCAGGAGCACTCTTGGGTGCTGCCAGCTTGGTGAGAGGTGTTGCAAGTGAAACTGCAATCTCCTCTGGTGAAACCCTCTGTCTTACCCTAAGTGCAGCCGATTTTCGAGAACTTTTAGAACTTGAATCAGTCTTAAGAGATACATATAGCAATCACTGTTCCCTAATTGAAGTGTATGACCTCTTGGGTGCAGAACTAGAAAGAAGGGCTAAGGGGAATGTCAATCTCAAAGAACTGGCAATTCAGCATCACGCATCAGCTACTGTCCTCAACTTGCCCCCAGGCACAACGCCACTTCAACAGCTAGACCCCAATTTCCTATGGCTGGTAAGTGGCGGTAGTTCCAATTATGCTGTAGGCTGTAGCCTCAACTCCCATGACCCACAAGCATATATTAAAGTAGAAGCTGACAAACCAGTTCGTCTCATTGGTTTGCGGGAACTAACAATATCAGGGGACACTGTTTCCCCTTCCCCTCACTCTCTCACTCCCTCACTCCCTCCCTCCGGATTGTGGCAAGATGTACCTTACGCTCCAGAACGCCCGGAGGAACCAGAAGAACCAAGTCCCCAATCGGTCAAATACCCTCACGTTCGTGGCAGGGGTCCGGTGGATGCATCCGTTGCCTGCTTCCAGATGTTAGCTCAATACTGGGGAATGCCGTTCAAGCGAGATGTCATCAAACGTGCCTTGGTCAACAACTTTCAGCGCACGGGTGGCATTTCCATTCAACTGTGTGGTGCGCTCTCCGAACTGATGGGACTCACCTCCCAACTGGTACAAGTTCCAGCCCTCAGTGTCAGTCGCCTACCAGTACCAGCACTCCTTCCCTGGCAGGACAGTTTCGCCATTCTCTACAAAGCCACTTCTAAAGAATTGGTTTTGGCAATACCAGAACAGGGCATCAGACGTTTAAACCCCACAGCATTTGCCGATATTTGGGGGGAAGAAGGTCAAGTACTACTGCTGCAACCCACAAAAGAAACGCCCAAAAGTCGCTTTGGTTTGAGTTGGTTTCTTCCTGCTATCAAAAAACATCGTACAGTACTTATCGAAGTTTTTATTGCTTCCTTATTTGTACAACTCTTGGGACTGGCTAACCCCCTCATTACCCAAGTCATCATTGATAAAGTTATCATCCAAAACGGTGTCAATACCCTCCATGTGTTGGGATTTCTATTGATAGCAATGGCTGTAGTGGAAGGGGTTATTACTTGGCTGAGAACCAACCTCTTTGTCGATACCACCAACCGCATCGACTTAAGTTTGGGTTCGGAGGTGATTGACCACCTGTTGCGCTTGCCCCTACGTTATTTCGAGAAGCGCCCTGTCGGTGAAATCTCTAGCC from Scytonema hofmannii PCC 7110 carries:
- a CDS encoding GUN4 domain-containing protein; this encodes MLKRLLQKFVICGSCLAIFMGLFCLWHWQSLQVDYVQLEKLLSNGKWMEADQETSRIMSKLTSKAVDERSFFGSSAIDPFGGRKYSVAFSGLYSCSELQKIDKLWSKYSQGNFGFMVQSEIARSMTPDLLAIPSSESYQFARQFDKQVGWTDKKYLRTPDWYREIQNPEKARGSLPSKIWLLDIKQNLKPLATDSLILTVERFSKCQNSESVKNFR
- a CDS encoding peptidase domain-containing ABC transporter, with the protein product MTSSTTTIIDFLAQHHPFNQLDVRTVERIASKLQPLRYRMGQAIFVRETMPDKIVIIYSGGARLIGYAPGAKVPETLQSLKSGALLGAASLVRGVASETAISSGETLCLTLSAADFRELLELESVLRDTYSNHCSLIEVYDLLGAELERRAKGNVNLKELAIQHHASATVLNLPPGTTPLQQLDPNFLWLVSGGSSNYAVGCSLNSHDPQAYIKVEADKPVRLIGLRELTISGDTVSPSPHSLTPSLPPSGLWQDVPYAPERPEEPEEPSPQSVKYPHVRGRGPVDASVACFQMLAQYWGMPFKRDVIKRALVNNFQRTGGISIQLCGALSELMGLTSQLVQVPALSVSRLPVPALLPWQDSFAILYKATSKELVLAIPEQGIRRLNPTAFADIWGEEGQVLLLQPTKETPKSRFGLSWFLPAIKKHRTVLIEVFIASLFVQLLGLANPLITQVIIDKVIIQNGVNTLHVLGFLLIAMAVVEGVITWLRTNLFVDTTNRIDLSLGSEVIDHLLRLPLRYFEKRPVGEISSRINELENIRSFLTGTALTVVLDAIFSVIYIAVMVIYSWLLTIVALATVPLFALLTYIFAPIIRSQTRTKAERNAETQSYLVEVVSGIQTVKAQNIELNSRWQWQTRYARYISASFENVLTSNTASSLSNFLNKLSSLLLLWVGAFLVLEGQLTLGELIAFRIIAGYVTSPLLRLIQLWQNFQETALSLERLADILDNPTESEIAGRNNIPMPAMTGAIKYENVTFSFSKSPNPQLVNINLDISAGTFVGVVGPSGAGKSTLTKLIPRLYELDSGRIKIDGYDINKVELYSLRRQIGMVLQDTLLFDTTVQENIALTMPDATPEEIVEAAKIACAHDFIMNLPNGYETRVGERGSALSGGQRQRIAIARTVLQNPPLLILDEATSALDYDTERQVCLNLAQAFKGRTVFFITHRLATIRSADVILMMSQGSVVEQGTHAELMAMMGRYYCLYQQQEAQG
- a CDS encoding peptidylprolyl isomerase, with the translated sequence MAQILQFGNRTITEAEVFRLLAEYQMLPQLCRSMIIDSAIAPVTLTVEERKSAIEQFYQKNQITTPDLLQTKLLTYGMTTEQLEALATKELRIEKFKIATWGAKIESIFLNNKSQLDRVVYSLIRTPSMEVAQELFFRILAGEQTFAECAKEYSQGAEAQTGGLLGPVPLSQPHPTIAKLLSTSQPGELLPPTKLGEWVVILRLEKFISAQLDDAMRAFLLNQMFETMLAEAIRNAPLSLRSDEEIRRWGDEEMERLGDGESSTTSATTHLTTSPPHYLTPSSKR